The following are encoded together in the Streptomyces tsukubensis genome:
- a CDS encoding AIM24 family protein has protein sequence MTFREINSRMVEATVVPGQRLFSQRGAMLAYRGDVSFTPNIQGGQGGVMSMIGRRVANEATPLMSVEGQGTVLFGHGGHHVQVIGLDGDTLYVEADRLLAFEGTLQQGTMFMGSQGGVMGMVRGQVTGQGLFTTTLKGRGAVAVMAHGGVIEVPITPRRPIHVDPQAYVAHHGDVRNKLSTALGWREMVGRGSGEAFQLELSGSGAVYVQASEEKL, from the coding sequence ATGACGTTCCGCGAGATCAACTCCCGCATGGTCGAGGCGACCGTCGTACCCGGACAGCGGCTGTTCAGCCAGCGCGGCGCGATGCTCGCCTACCGGGGCGACGTGAGTTTCACCCCCAACATCCAGGGCGGTCAGGGCGGGGTCATGTCCATGATCGGCCGCAGGGTGGCCAATGAGGCGACGCCACTGATGTCCGTCGAGGGCCAGGGCACCGTGCTCTTCGGTCACGGCGGCCACCATGTGCAGGTCATCGGCCTCGACGGCGACACGCTGTACGTCGAGGCCGACCGGCTGCTGGCCTTCGAGGGCACCCTCCAGCAGGGCACGATGTTCATGGGCTCGCAGGGCGGGGTGATGGGCATGGTGCGCGGCCAGGTCACCGGGCAGGGCCTGTTCACCACGACCCTGAAGGGGCGCGGCGCGGTGGCGGTGATGGCTCACGGAGGCGTCATCGAGGTGCCGATCACGCCGCGGCGCCCCATCCACGTCGACCCGCAGGCCTATGTGGCCCACCACGGCGACGTACGGAACAAGCTGTCCACGGCCCTGGGCTGGCGCGAGATGGTCGGACGCGGCTCGGGCGAGGCCTTCCAACTCGAACTGTCGGGCAGCGGCGCCGTGTACGTACAGGCCTCGGAGGAGAAACTGTGA
- a CDS encoding MarR family winged helix-turn-helix transcriptional regulator: protein METETATPWLSEAEQCTWRTHLDVNRLLTYQLEKDLQPFGLTMNDYEILVNLSESDELRLRMSDLADVTLQSKSRLSHQITRMERAGLVRRESCESDRRGLFAVLTDAGLDTMRKVAPHHVASVRRHFIDRLAPEELTRLHASLAPIASELRAKRGRH, encoded by the coding sequence ATGGAGACCGAGACGGCCACGCCCTGGCTCAGCGAAGCCGAGCAGTGCACCTGGCGCACCCACCTAGACGTCAACAGGCTGCTGACCTACCAGCTCGAAAAGGACCTTCAGCCGTTCGGGCTGACCATGAACGACTACGAGATCCTGGTCAATCTCTCCGAGTCGGACGAGCTTCGGCTGCGGATGAGCGACCTGGCCGACGTGACGCTCCAGTCCAAGAGCCGACTCTCCCATCAGATCACCCGTATGGAGAGGGCCGGGCTCGTCCGCCGCGAGAGCTGCGAGTCGGACCGCCGCGGTCTCTTCGCCGTCCTCACGGACGCGGGTCTCGACACCATGCGGAAGGTCGCGCCGCACCACGTGGCCTCGGTGCGCCGCCACTTCATCGACCGCCTCGCGCCCGAAGAACTGACCCGGCTGCACGCGTCGCTCGCACCGATCGCGTCCGAGCTGCGGGCCAAGCGCGGGAGGCACTGA
- a CDS encoding acyl-CoA mutase large subunit family protein: MDAEAIAEGRRRWQARYDSAQKRAADFTTLSGDPVEPAYGPRPGDTYDGFERIGWPGEYPFTRGLYPTGYRGRAWTIRQFAGFGNAQQTNERYKMILAAGGGGLSVAFDMPTLMGRDSDDPRSLGEVGHCGVAIDSAADMEILFQDIPLGEVTTSMTISGPAVPVFCMYLVAAERQGADPAVLNGTLQTDIFKEYIAQKEWLFTPEPHLRLIGDLMEHCARDIPAYKPLSVSGYHIREAGSTAAQELAYTLADGFGYVELGLSRGMDVDVFAPGLSFFFDAHVDFFEEIAKFRAARRIWARWLRDVYGARSDKAQWLRFHTQTAGVSLTAQQPYNNVVRTAVEALAAVLGGTNSLHTNALDETLALPSERAAEIALRTQQVLMEETGVANVADPLGGSWYIEQLTDRIEADAEKIFERIKERGRLAHPDEQHPIGPMTSGILRGIEDGWFTGEIAESAFRYQRSLEKGDKRVVGVNVAEGSVTEDLEILRVSHEVERDQISSLARRKEARDEGAVRSALDAMLSAARDGSNMIGPMLDAARAEATLGEICGVLRDEWGVYTEPPGF; the protein is encoded by the coding sequence ATGGACGCTGAAGCCATCGCAGAAGGACGCCGTCGCTGGCAGGCCAGGTACGACTCGGCGCAGAAACGTGCCGCCGACTTCACCACGCTCTCCGGTGACCCCGTCGAGCCCGCGTACGGGCCCCGGCCCGGCGACACGTACGACGGCTTCGAACGGATCGGTTGGCCGGGCGAGTATCCGTTCACGCGCGGTCTCTACCCGACCGGGTACCGGGGCAGAGCCTGGACCATCAGACAGTTCGCCGGGTTCGGCAACGCCCAGCAGACCAACGAGCGCTACAAGATGATCCTCGCCGCGGGCGGCGGCGGGCTGAGCGTCGCGTTCGACATGCCGACGCTGATGGGCAGGGACTCCGACGACCCGCGCTCGCTCGGTGAGGTCGGCCACTGCGGTGTCGCCATCGACTCGGCCGCGGACATGGAGATCCTCTTCCAGGACATCCCGCTCGGGGAGGTCACCACCTCCATGACCATCTCGGGCCCCGCCGTTCCCGTCTTCTGCATGTACCTCGTCGCCGCCGAGCGCCAGGGCGCCGACCCGGCCGTACTCAACGGCACCCTCCAGACGGACATCTTCAAGGAGTACATCGCCCAGAAGGAGTGGCTCTTCACCCCGGAGCCGCATCTGCGTCTCATCGGCGACCTCATGGAGCACTGCGCGCGGGACATCCCCGCCTACAAGCCGCTCTCGGTCTCCGGCTATCACATCCGCGAGGCCGGTTCCACGGCCGCGCAGGAGCTGGCGTACACCCTCGCGGACGGGTTCGGCTACGTGGAACTCGGGCTCTCACGTGGGATGGACGTGGACGTCTTCGCTCCCGGGCTCTCGTTCTTCTTCGACGCGCATGTCGACTTCTTCGAGGAGATCGCCAAGTTCCGTGCCGCCCGCAGGATCTGGGCGCGGTGGCTGCGTGACGTGTACGGAGCCCGCAGCGACAAGGCGCAGTGGCTGCGGTTCCACACGCAGACCGCCGGGGTCTCGCTCACCGCCCAGCAGCCGTACAACAACGTCGTACGCACCGCGGTCGAAGCCCTCGCCGCGGTGCTCGGCGGCACCAACTCGCTGCACACCAACGCCCTGGACGAGACCCTCGCGCTGCCCAGTGAGCGGGCCGCCGAGATCGCCCTGCGCACCCAGCAGGTCCTGATGGAGGAGACCGGGGTCGCCAACGTCGCCGACCCCCTCGGCGGCTCCTGGTACATCGAGCAGCTCACCGACAGGATCGAGGCGGACGCCGAGAAGATCTTCGAACGGATCAAGGAGCGCGGCCGGCTCGCCCACCCCGATGAGCAGCACCCCATCGGGCCGATGACCTCGGGCATCCTGCGGGGTATCGAGGACGGCTGGTTCACCGGCGAGATCGCGGAGTCCGCCTTCCGCTACCAGCGCTCCCTGGAGAAGGGCGACAAGCGCGTCGTCGGGGTCAACGTCGCCGAGGGCTCGGTCACCGAGGACCTGGAGATCCTGCGCGTCAGCCATGAGGTGGAACGCGACCAGATCTCCTCCCTCGCGAGGCGCAAGGAGGCCCGCGACGAAGGAGCCGTGCGCTCCGCGCTCGACGCGATGCTGTCCGCCGCGCGCGACGGCTCCAACATGATCGGCCCGATGCTGGACGCGGCCCGCGCGGAGGCCACGCTGGGGGAGATCTGCGGGGTGCTGCGCGACGAGTGGGGGGTGTACACCGAGCCGCCGGGGTTCTGA
- a CDS encoding MTH1187 family thiamine-binding protein, whose protein sequence is MIVAFSVSPLGVGDDVGEYVAEAVRVVRESGLPHRTDAMFTSIEGEWDEVMDVVKRATAAVEARSTRVSLVLKADIRPGVTDGLTSKVATVDRYLADDDADAAPGAP, encoded by the coding sequence ATGATCGTCGCCTTCTCGGTCTCTCCCCTCGGCGTCGGCGACGACGTGGGCGAATACGTGGCGGAGGCGGTCCGCGTCGTACGCGAATCGGGGCTCCCGCACCGCACGGACGCCATGTTCACCTCAATCGAAGGTGAGTGGGACGAGGTCATGGACGTCGTCAAGCGCGCCACCGCCGCCGTGGAAGCACGCTCGACCCGCGTCTCCCTCGTCCTGAAGGCAGACATCAGGCCGGGCGTCACCGACGGTCTGACCTCCAAGGTCGCCACCGTCGACCGTTACCTGGCGGATGACGACGCGGACGCCGCCCCCGGAGCGCCGTAA
- a CDS encoding TetR/AcrR family transcriptional regulator, with protein sequence MQSRTPQGPPGPHPRAGRPRSAAADAAILGATRDALVDLGWSKLTLGDVATRAGVAKTTLYRRWAGKNELVVDAVAVLFDELELPDRGSLTADVVGVVLQFAALLERPETKTALMAVVAEATRDDSLRLRIRTAIVDRQKCLVILGRERAQARGELPYEDSPEAAARNADMIFDVIAGAVVHRALVSAEPVDEEWARGLAGLLVTGLGGPSRG encoded by the coding sequence ATGCAGAGCCGCACCCCACAGGGCCCGCCCGGCCCCCACCCTCGCGCGGGCCGGCCGCGCAGCGCCGCGGCGGACGCCGCGATCCTGGGGGCCACCAGGGACGCCCTGGTCGATCTCGGCTGGTCGAAGTTGACGCTGGGCGATGTGGCGACACGTGCGGGCGTCGCCAAGACCACGCTGTACCGCCGCTGGGCCGGGAAGAACGAGCTGGTCGTGGACGCCGTCGCGGTCCTCTTCGACGAACTCGAACTGCCCGACAGGGGCAGCCTCACCGCCGACGTGGTGGGTGTCGTCCTCCAGTTCGCCGCCCTGCTGGAACGGCCCGAGACCAAGACGGCGCTGATGGCGGTCGTCGCCGAGGCCACCCGCGACGACAGTCTGCGGCTGCGCATCCGCACAGCCATCGTGGACCGGCAGAAGTGCCTGGTGATCCTGGGCAGGGAGCGCGCCCAGGCCCGCGGCGAACTGCCCTACGAGGACAGCCCCGAGGCGGCGGCCCGCAACGCCGACATGATCTTCGACGTGATCGCGGGCGCGGTCGTCCACCGGGCGCTGGTCAGCGCGGAGCCGGTGGACGAGGAGTGGGCACGCGGCCTGGCCGGGCTGCTGGTGACGGGGCTGGGCGGGCCCTCTCGGGGGTGA
- a CDS encoding DUF3817 domain-containing protein encodes MKKSVLTRYRVMAYVTGVLLVLLTIGVIAKYLLDIGAAVGPTYVIAIAHGWLYVVYLIFAFDLGSKAKWPVGKQLWVLLAGTIPTAAFFVERRISRELEARAAAESGAAVPGTRAEATQGAAPKSL; translated from the coding sequence ATGAAAAAGAGCGTGCTGACCCGGTATCGCGTGATGGCCTATGTCACCGGTGTCCTGCTGGTCCTGCTGACCATCGGCGTCATCGCCAAGTACCTGCTGGACATCGGCGCCGCCGTCGGTCCCACGTACGTCATCGCCATCGCCCACGGCTGGCTCTACGTCGTCTACCTGATCTTCGCCTTCGACCTGGGTTCCAAGGCCAAGTGGCCGGTGGGCAAGCAGCTCTGGGTCCTGCTCGCTGGCACGATCCCGACCGCGGCCTTCTTCGTCGAGCGCAGGATCTCGCGCGAGCTTGAGGCGCGTGCGGCTGCCGAGTCCGGCGCGGCCGTACCGGGTACCCGTGCGGAGGCCACGCAGGGCGCTGCGCCCAAGAGTCTCTGA
- a CDS encoding AIM24 family protein, whose protein sequence is MAQFRLQGSKVLAVDMSGDAVKAKNGSMVAYDGRMAFKKMTGGGDGVRGMVTRRLTGEQMTVMEVKGEGTCWFADRASEINLVTLRGEKLYVEASNLLCTDAGLRTGTSFTGMRGAAQGNGLFTTTVEGTGQAALLSDGPAVVLRVSSQYPLQVDPGAYIAHQGDLRQHFQSGVTFRTYLGEGGGEAFQIRFEGEGLVYVQPSERNTVGGDV, encoded by the coding sequence GTGGCTCAGTTCCGACTCCAAGGCAGCAAGGTGCTCGCCGTCGACATGTCCGGCGACGCCGTGAAGGCGAAGAACGGTTCGATGGTCGCCTACGACGGCCGGATGGCGTTCAAGAAGATGACGGGCGGCGGTGACGGGGTGCGCGGCATGGTCACGCGCCGTCTCACCGGCGAACAGATGACGGTGATGGAGGTCAAGGGCGAGGGGACCTGCTGGTTCGCCGACCGGGCGAGCGAGATCAACCTGGTGACACTGCGGGGCGAGAAGCTGTACGTCGAGGCGAGCAATCTCCTCTGCACCGACGCGGGGCTGCGCACCGGGACCAGTTTCACGGGGATGCGCGGCGCGGCCCAGGGCAACGGCCTGTTCACCACGACCGTCGAGGGCACCGGCCAGGCGGCGCTCCTCTCCGACGGGCCCGCGGTGGTACTGCGCGTCAGTTCGCAGTATCCGCTCCAGGTGGACCCCGGCGCCTACATCGCCCACCAGGGCGATCTGCGCCAGCACTTCCAGTCGGGGGTGACGTTCCGTACGTATCTCGGCGAGGGTGGCGGCGAGGCGTTCCAGATCAGGTTCGAGGGCGAGGGGCTCGTCTATGTGCAGCCCAGCGAGCGGAACACGGTCGGGGGCGATGTCTGA
- a CDS encoding AIM24 family protein, which yields MSHPAPAGPAVFDPVTLPRNDNVNPYTFCVELADGQWFLQKGKMIAYYGNIDFNGIGHGRFDRLLRTSFHSPLHADDWVVAEGRGKMLLADRAFDVNSFDLEDGNLTVRSGNLLAYEPSLALKQSIVPGFLTLIGTGKFVAASNGPVVFMEPPLRVDPQALVGWADCPSPCHHYDHGYMEGVLGGVRALTGIGGESGEEHQFEFVGAGTVLLQSTEVLMAEAPTGAVPQQAGVPGGGPGGGTGTPGTPRMPGQLGDLQRRFGL from the coding sequence GTGAGCCACCCCGCACCGGCGGGCCCCGCCGTGTTCGACCCGGTGACACTGCCGCGGAACGACAACGTCAATCCCTACACCTTCTGCGTGGAGCTGGCGGACGGCCAGTGGTTCCTGCAGAAGGGCAAGATGATCGCCTACTACGGGAACATCGACTTCAACGGTATCGGCCACGGCCGTTTCGACCGGCTGCTGAGGACCAGTTTCCACTCGCCGCTGCACGCCGACGACTGGGTGGTGGCCGAGGGCCGGGGCAAGATGCTCCTCGCCGACCGGGCCTTCGATGTGAACTCCTTCGACCTGGAGGACGGCAACCTCACGGTCCGCTCGGGCAATCTGCTCGCGTACGAGCCGTCGCTCGCCCTGAAGCAGTCCATCGTCCCCGGCTTCCTGACGCTGATCGGCACGGGCAAGTTCGTGGCCGCGTCCAACGGCCCGGTGGTCTTCATGGAGCCGCCACTGCGGGTGGACCCGCAGGCCCTTGTCGGCTGGGCCGACTGCCCCTCCCCCTGCCACCACTACGACCACGGCTACATGGAGGGCGTACTCGGCGGTGTCAGGGCGCTGACGGGTATCGGCGGCGAGTCGGGCGAGGAGCACCAGTTCGAGTTCGTGGGGGCGGGCACGGTGCTGCTCCAGTCCACGGAGGTACTGATGGCCGAGGCACCCACCGGGGCGGTGCCACAGCAGGCGGGAGTCCCAGGAGGTGGGCCGGGTGGCGGGACCGGAACGCCGGGTACGCCCCGAATGCCCGGCCAACTGGGAGACCTCCAGCGGCGATTCGGACTGTGA
- a CDS encoding DUF3817 domain-containing protein, with amino-acid sequence MDIKTASALRRLRLVSAPEAVSFLLLLLCSVLKRTTDFNGVPVMGMVHGVLFVLYVIFWLDAWNRAKWSAGRGILYFVLSVLPTGGFFAERKLKGEAEAAVIASRARREGVVNV; translated from the coding sequence GTGGACATCAAGACAGCTTCAGCTCTCCGCCGCCTCCGTCTGGTCTCCGCCCCCGAGGCGGTCTCCTTCCTCCTCCTGCTGCTCTGCTCGGTGCTGAAGCGCACCACGGACTTCAACGGTGTCCCCGTCATGGGCATGGTCCACGGCGTGCTGTTCGTCCTGTACGTGATTTTCTGGCTGGACGCCTGGAACCGCGCCAAGTGGTCGGCGGGGCGGGGCATCCTCTACTTCGTCCTCTCGGTGCTGCCGACCGGCGGCTTCTTCGCCGAGCGCAAGCTCAAGGGCGAGGCAGAGGCCGCCGTCATCGCTTCCCGTGCCCGCCGTGAAGGGGTCGTGAACGTATGA
- a CDS encoding MarR family winged helix-turn-helix transcriptional regulator, whose protein sequence is MPKPLSLPFDPIARADELWQRRWGAVPSMAAITSIMRAQQILLAEVDAVVRPYGLTFARYEALVLLTFSKAGELPMSKIGERLMVHPTSVTNTVDRLVRSGLVAKRPNPNDGRGTLASITDKGREVVDAASHDLMEMDFGLGAYDAEECGEIFALLRPLRVAAEDFEE, encoded by the coding sequence GTGCCGAAGCCGCTCAGTCTCCCCTTCGACCCCATCGCCCGCGCGGACGAACTCTGGCAGCGCCGTTGGGGCGCCGTGCCCTCGATGGCCGCCATCACGTCGATCATGCGCGCCCAGCAGATCCTGCTCGCCGAGGTCGACGCGGTCGTCCGGCCGTACGGGCTGACCTTCGCGCGGTACGAGGCGTTGGTGCTGCTCACCTTCTCCAAGGCCGGTGAGCTGCCGATGTCCAAGATCGGTGAGCGGCTGATGGTGCACCCCACCTCGGTCACCAACACCGTGGACAGGCTGGTGCGCTCCGGACTCGTCGCCAAGCGGCCCAACCCCAACGACGGGCGCGGCACCCTCGCCTCCATCACCGACAAGGGGCGTGAAGTCGTTGACGCGGCGTCCCACGATCTGATGGAAATGGATTTCGGGCTCGGCGCCTACGACGCGGAGGAGTGCGGAGAGATCTTCGCCCTGCTGAGGCCCCTGCGGGTGGCCGCGGAGGACTTCGAGGAATAG
- a CDS encoding tetratricopeptide repeat protein produces the protein MQPRNMSMSGVVDLAAVKAAQEAKVKAEQARAESARQGGGGAVSPSSLVIDVDEAGFERDILQRSTEVPVVIDFWAEWCEPCKQLSPLLERLALEYNGRFLLAKIDVDANQALMQQFQIQGIPAVFAVVAGQALPLFQGAAPVEQIRQTLDQLIQVGEERFGLTGLVVDPDAPGAGEGPQEDAAEPVGPYDALLEAAVQALDAGDLGAAVQAYRDVLSDDPGNTEAKLGLSQAELLQRVQGLDPQKVRSDAAERPKDPAAQIAAADLDLVGGHVEDAFGRLVETVRVTAGDDRNATRVRLLELFEVVGSDDPRVAQARAALARVLF, from the coding sequence ATGCAGCCACGGAACATGTCCATGAGCGGGGTCGTCGACCTCGCCGCGGTGAAGGCGGCCCAAGAGGCCAAGGTGAAGGCGGAGCAGGCACGCGCCGAATCCGCCAGGCAGGGCGGCGGGGGCGCGGTCTCCCCTTCGAGCCTGGTGATCGATGTCGACGAGGCAGGGTTCGAGCGCGACATCCTCCAGCGTTCCACCGAGGTCCCGGTCGTCATCGACTTCTGGGCCGAATGGTGCGAACCGTGCAAGCAGCTCAGCCCGCTGCTGGAGCGGCTCGCCCTGGAGTACAACGGGCGCTTCCTGCTCGCCAAGATCGACGTCGACGCCAACCAGGCGCTGATGCAGCAGTTCCAGATCCAGGGCATTCCCGCCGTCTTCGCGGTGGTGGCGGGCCAGGCCCTGCCGCTCTTCCAGGGCGCGGCTCCCGTGGAGCAGATCCGGCAGACCCTGGACCAGCTGATCCAGGTCGGCGAGGAGCGCTTCGGGCTGACCGGTCTGGTCGTCGATCCCGACGCGCCCGGCGCGGGCGAGGGGCCGCAGGAGGACGCGGCCGAGCCCGTGGGGCCCTACGACGCCCTTCTTGAGGCCGCGGTGCAGGCGCTGGACGCCGGGGATCTGGGCGCCGCGGTCCAGGCGTACCGCGATGTGCTGTCCGACGACCCGGGCAACACGGAGGCCAAGCTCGGGCTCTCCCAGGCCGAGCTGCTCCAGCGGGTCCAGGGCCTCGACCCCCAGAAGGTCCGTTCCGACGCGGCCGAGCGTCCCAAGGACCCCGCCGCGCAGATCGCGGCAGCCGATCTCGACCTGGTCGGCGGCCATGTCGAGGACGCCTTCGGCCGTCTTGTGGAGACCGTCAGGGTCACCGCGGGCGACGACCGCAACGCCACCCGCGTGCGGCTGCTCGAACTCTTCGAGGTGGTCGGCTCCGACGACCCGAGGGTGGCGCAGGCGCGTGCCGCGCTGGCGAGGGTGCTCTTCTGA